A portion of the Candidatus Pristimantibacillus lignocellulolyticus genome contains these proteins:
- a CDS encoding AraC family transcriptional regulator, which translates to MSNPVILLETPSLISVSYLQDILNIEGNSRENVFTELQLIQGGRGEIHFDNQVISVREGDLMVCKPGIKLRTRSSDDYPLKGISIIIGNLKLHNMPPEILLDEEKNPILHLNKNYDVLSRYFTNVLLENSDAKLGSLDLISFMLQSIIIHIIRIANQPKETASISTISRNTRDYIRENYAQDLSLNALASFVFVSPYHLAHIFKEEIGMSPIQFMIKCRIDEAKRMLAETDLSVREIAQLVGYPNANYFNMLFKKIAGESPGKFRKHS; encoded by the coding sequence ATGTCCAACCCGGTCATTTTATTGGAGACGCCAAGTCTCATCTCAGTTTCATATTTACAAGATATATTAAATATTGAGGGTAACTCCAGAGAAAATGTATTCACGGAGCTACAGCTAATTCAAGGTGGACGAGGGGAGATTCACTTCGACAATCAAGTAATATCTGTCAGAGAAGGTGATCTGATGGTCTGTAAACCCGGAATCAAGCTACGCACGCGTTCATCTGATGATTATCCTCTTAAAGGGATTAGTATCATAATCGGTAATCTCAAGCTTCATAACATGCCTCCTGAAATCTTATTAGATGAGGAGAAAAACCCGATTCTTCATCTCAACAAAAATTATGATGTCCTCTCACGCTATTTCACCAACGTGCTACTAGAAAATTCAGATGCTAAGCTTGGCAGTTTAGACTTAATTTCCTTCATGCTCCAAAGCATAATCATACATATTATTCGTATCGCCAATCAACCGAAAGAAACAGCAAGCATATCTACAATTTCACGAAATACAAGAGATTATATTAGAGAGAATTACGCACAGGATCTATCGCTTAATGCGCTAGCTTCATTTGTTTTTGTAAGCCCTTACCATCTCGCACATATATTTAAGGAAGAGATTGGTATGTCTCCCATTCAATTCATGATTAAATGTCGGATAGATGAGGCGAAACGCATGTTGGCCGAAACCGATCTATCGGTTAGAGAAATCGCTCAACTTGTCGGCTATCCAAATGCTAATTATTTTAATATGTTATTCAAGAAAATTGCAGGGGAATCGCCAGGTAAGTTTCGAAAGCACTCATAA
- a CDS encoding O-methyltransferase, whose amino-acid sequence MNIEEQYIDGLFERDEVLEIIRAGTAAQGMPDIAVADGYGKLLTMLVSMNGVSNALEIGALGGYSGVCLARGLKEGGHLTCLELLPHYAEVAQKHVTEAGFGHCISYKVGDAKASLEELYQSGQKYQLFFIDADKEGYPIYLEYAIKMADAGALIIADNILLRGRTVNEAKQGPAVQAVRAFNKQIVSDPRLESTILPGYDGLAIARVK is encoded by the coding sequence GTGAATATAGAAGAACAGTATATAGATGGTCTATTTGAGCGTGATGAAGTGTTAGAAATAATTCGTGCAGGAACGGCAGCACAAGGTATGCCTGATATTGCCGTAGCTGATGGATATGGGAAGTTACTAACGATGCTTGTATCGATGAATGGTGTTTCAAATGCACTAGAAATCGGAGCATTAGGTGGCTATAGTGGCGTTTGTCTTGCACGTGGCTTGAAAGAGGGAGGACATCTTACTTGTCTTGAGTTACTGCCTCATTATGCAGAAGTTGCGCAAAAGCATGTAACAGAAGCGGGATTCGGTCATTGTATTAGCTACAAAGTTGGTGATGCTAAAGCAAGCTTAGAAGAGTTATATCAATCAGGACAGAAATATCAGTTGTTCTTTATTGATGCAGATAAAGAAGGTTATCCGATCTATTTGGAGTATGCAATTAAGATGGCAGATGCTGGTGCATTAATTATAGCGGACAATATATTATTACGTGGTCGTACAGTGAACGAAGCAAAGCAAGGTCCAGCGGTACAAGCTGTTCGAGCATTTAACAAACAAATTGTGAGCGATCCTCGACTAGAGAGCACAATTCTACCTGGATATGACGGATTAGCAATAGCAAGAGTGAAGTAA
- a CDS encoding class I SAM-dependent RNA methyltransferase, with amino-acid sequence MAKLNLIATAPMGLEAIVARELKELGYTDTQTENGRVNFTGDFLDIARTNLWLRSAGRVLVNMGRFQATTFDDLFEGVKALNWDEWLPANAEFPVNGRSHKSQLTSVPAVQGVVKKAIVEKLKEKHNTEWFPEDGPLYVLEVTLLNDEALLTIDTSGSGLHKRGYRIASTAAPLRETMAAAIVQLSRWTPDRPLYDPFCGSGTILIEAAMQAWNIAPGTRRSFDSEAWDNIPGELWEQAREEAFDSVKDDVKLQITGSDIDPHAIDIATQAVRRAGFGKEIKLHVLPVAKIKPEGDYGVIISNPPYGERLGDETEAELALRQLGKASLYYPTWSHFIFSPSLEVEHYMGKIADKKRKLYNGRIQCNLVQFFGPLPPRNR; translated from the coding sequence ATGGCAAAACTGAATTTAATCGCTACTGCTCCAATGGGACTAGAAGCAATTGTAGCTCGTGAATTGAAAGAGCTTGGATATACAGATACACAAACAGAGAATGGTAGAGTTAATTTCACAGGAGATTTCCTTGATATTGCTCGTACGAATCTGTGGTTACGATCTGCTGGTCGTGTACTTGTTAATATGGGTAGATTTCAAGCTACTACTTTCGATGACTTATTTGAAGGTGTAAAAGCACTTAACTGGGATGAATGGTTACCTGCTAATGCTGAGTTCCCAGTCAATGGTCGCTCTCACAAATCACAACTGACAAGCGTACCTGCTGTACAAGGTGTTGTCAAAAAAGCAATCGTTGAGAAATTGAAAGAAAAGCATAATACTGAATGGTTCCCAGAAGATGGTCCACTATATGTTCTCGAAGTAACATTGCTGAATGATGAAGCATTACTTACGATCGATACATCAGGTTCTGGACTTCATAAACGTGGTTATCGTATTGCTTCAACAGCGGCTCCACTACGTGAAACGATGGCTGCTGCGATTGTTCAATTATCTCGCTGGACGCCTGACCGTCCATTATACGATCCTTTCTGTGGATCAGGCACTATTCTTATTGAAGCTGCTATGCAAGCTTGGAATATCGCTCCTGGAACGCGTCGTAGCTTTGACAGTGAAGCTTGGGACAATATTCCTGGTGAGCTTTGGGAACAAGCGCGTGAAGAAGCGTTTGATTCTGTGAAGGACGATGTGAAGTTGCAAATTACTGGATCTGATATTGATCCACATGCTATTGATATTGCAACTCAAGCGGTTCGTCGTGCTGGCTTCGGTAAAGAAATTAAGCTGCATGTCTTACCTGTCGCAAAAATTAAGCCTGAAGGAGACTATGGTGTTATCATTTCTAACCCTCCTTACGGTGAACGTCTTGGTGATGAGACAGAAGCTGAATTAGCACTTCGTCAGCTTGGTAAGGCATCACTTTATTATCCAACCTGGTCACATTTCATTTTCAGTCCTTCTCTTGAAGTTGAACATTATATGGGCAAAATTGCAGACAAAAAGCGTAAACTTTACAATGGTCGCATTCAGTGTAACTTAGTACAATTCTTTGGTCCGTTGCCACCTCGTAATAGATAA
- a CDS encoding PDZ domain-containing protein: MNRSWYIGGFVSILFAIIIFQMIWLPDAFFFAKGKEWIQYIDQLYYVVIIIPLCWLIGAIWRSQQNQQRSLALTIMRIIVIMGSVTMIVILTQPLQHLQLLIIVTAITVVTIVGELVWSKVIDVRSNSQIVSKQFRHYNSSLIGPIVVYCIILLVLLCPTGYNVTYPGMTMNMNTYATIGQQRSENNGIIEGVLVFERPAFPIDWLYSAIFPSYEMNKREANEPSITETYSQVAEMKTDADKLAAAVAWEQAGLGEAIVYEGIQVIAIVANSPADGVIQAGDIVTAINGETLHDAAALITYMSSHVEAGDHVQIELLREGQQVKSTVSTVASTDGENRAVLGVSIQNAYRTQMEEELTFKSYLAHAGGPSHGAMLTLAFLDQLSEADLTGGLKIAGTGTIEPDGTVGMVGGIQQKAYAVSRTTADVFFVPKEGYLEATTGAPELNIVPVTSLRDILSWIEDHQTDTTL; the protein is encoded by the coding sequence ATGAATAGAAGTTGGTATATAGGCGGGTTTGTCAGTATTCTATTTGCGATCATCATATTTCAGATGATTTGGTTACCAGATGCATTCTTTTTTGCAAAAGGGAAGGAATGGATACAATATATTGATCAATTGTATTATGTTGTTATAATAATCCCACTTTGTTGGTTAATTGGTGCGATATGGCGTAGTCAACAGAATCAACAACGTAGTTTAGCACTAACCATAATGCGAATTATTGTAATAATGGGTTCAGTAACGATGATCGTTATTCTAACGCAACCGTTGCAGCATTTACAGTTGCTTATTATTGTGACAGCTATTACTGTTGTTACCATTGTTGGTGAATTAGTATGGAGCAAAGTGATAGATGTGCGAAGTAATTCACAGATTGTAAGCAAGCAGTTTAGACATTACAACAGTTCATTAATTGGTCCGATTGTGGTGTATTGCATCATCCTTCTCGTGTTGCTTTGCCCAACTGGTTATAATGTGACCTATCCAGGTATGACGATGAATATGAACACTTATGCTACGATTGGTCAGCAGCGGTCAGAAAATAATGGAATCATTGAAGGTGTACTCGTATTCGAGCGACCTGCGTTTCCAATTGATTGGCTGTACAGCGCGATATTTCCTTCCTATGAGATGAACAAGCGAGAAGCGAACGAACCAAGTATAACTGAAACCTATAGTCAAGTGGCAGAGATGAAAACGGATGCGGATAAACTTGCAGCTGCAGTAGCGTGGGAACAAGCAGGATTAGGCGAGGCGATTGTTTATGAAGGAATTCAAGTAATCGCAATTGTCGCCAATTCTCCAGCAGATGGTGTTATTCAAGCTGGAGATATTGTTACTGCTATTAATGGCGAAACGTTACATGATGCAGCAGCACTCATTACATATATGAGTTCTCATGTAGAAGCAGGAGATCATGTTCAAATAGAACTGTTACGAGAGGGTCAACAAGTTAAATCGACTGTTTCTACTGTAGCTTCAACGGATGGGGAAAATAGGGCAGTTCTTGGTGTATCTATTCAAAATGCTTATCGTACACAAATGGAGGAAGAGCTTACGTTCAAATCTTACCTTGCTCATGCTGGTGGACCATCACATGGCGCGATGTTAACGTTAGCATTTCTAGATCAACTAAGTGAAGCTGATCTAACAGGTGGGTTGAAAATAGCAGGGACAGGTACAATTGAACCTGATGGAACGGTTGGAATGGTAGGCGGAATTCAGCAGAAAGCATATGCTGTTAGTCGAACGACAGCGGATGTGTTTTTCGTGCCGAAAGAAGGTTATCTTGAAGCAACAACTGGTGCACCAGAACTTAATATTGTGCCAGTAACTTCACTTCGTGATATCTTGTCATGGATAGAAGATCACCAAACGGATACAACATTATAA
- a CDS encoding DUF1450 domain-containing protein, whose translation MATNDIRVCDQCRHMKMKTTVAKIEKLAPNSEIKVGCKSYCGPCKRTPFVFINGRYIKGATEDEAIEKALVHLKK comes from the coding sequence ATGGCGACGAATGATATTAGAGTCTGCGATCAGTGCAGACATATGAAGATGAAGACGACGGTTGCAAAGATAGAGAAACTTGCACCTAACTCTGAAATTAAAGTTGGCTGCAAATCATATTGTGGACCATGCAAACGTACTCCGTTTGTATTCATTAATGGTCGATATATAAAAGGTGCAACGGAAGATGAAGCGATAGAAAAAGCACTAGTTCATCTTAAAAAATAA
- a CDS encoding iron-sulfur cluster assembly accessory protein: protein MKCKISRNAAKVLKVELDKPESAGKLLRVFVTHAHGDHAHYGMGVDEPTDKDVVVSTDSGIDVILEKDNEFLDGIRVDYFYTPEEGFAITNPSKGNHGDH from the coding sequence ATGAAATGCAAAATTTCTCGTAACGCAGCTAAAGTATTGAAAGTTGAATTAGATAAGCCGGAAAGTGCAGGTAAATTATTACGTGTATTTGTAACTCATGCTCATGGGGATCACGCACATTATGGTATGGGCGTAGATGAGCCTACAGATAAAGATGTTGTTGTATCGACGGATAGCGGAATTGATGTTATTCTAGAAAAAGACAATGAATTTTTGGATGGTATCCGTGTAGACTATTTCTACACACCTGAAGAAGGATTTGCAATTACTAACCCTTCAAAAGGAAACCACGGGGATCATTAA
- the racE gene encoding glutamate racemase, with product MQRPIAVLDSGVGGLTVVKELLKQLPREEIVYFGDTLRAPYGPRSKDEVMQFTEEVVQYLLKYDPKLVVIACNTATAVALEHIRASLSIPVIGVIEPGARAALRGTKTGYIGVIGTEGTIKSKAYDQALYQLADDIQIVSEACPAFVPLVEKGEYESAKAYKIVYESIVHMRSYPIDCLILGCTHYPFLADTIAEVMGESVTLIHSAEETTTEVIAILEKQGQYEQTEGHIDHEAIVTTSQFTSGSVDNESVIANTKIKKHCFICSGDPTTFQMIVRQWLADELHQYEPEWKSSVNNSHIL from the coding sequence GTGCAGCGACCAATAGCGGTATTAGATTCTGGTGTAGGTGGATTGACGGTAGTGAAAGAATTATTAAAGCAATTACCGCGAGAAGAAATTGTCTATTTCGGCGATACACTTCGTGCACCTTACGGTCCAAGATCGAAAGACGAAGTTATGCAGTTTACGGAAGAAGTCGTACAATATTTGCTCAAGTATGATCCGAAACTTGTCGTCATTGCATGTAATACAGCAACAGCAGTTGCGCTCGAGCATATTCGTGCAAGTCTTTCAATTCCGGTTATTGGCGTAATTGAGCCTGGTGCTAGAGCAGCGCTTCGTGGCACAAAGACAGGTTATATTGGAGTAATCGGCACAGAAGGTACGATTAAGAGTAAAGCTTACGATCAAGCACTTTATCAACTTGCAGATGATATTCAGATTGTAAGTGAGGCATGCCCAGCATTCGTTCCGCTTGTTGAGAAAGGGGAATATGAGTCAGCTAAAGCCTACAAGATCGTCTATGAGTCCATTGTGCATATGCGTTCATATCCAATAGATTGCTTAATACTAGGATGCACGCATTATCCATTTCTAGCAGATACAATTGCAGAGGTAATGGGTGAATCTGTTACACTAATTCATTCAGCAGAAGAGACAACAACTGAAGTCATTGCCATCTTGGAAAAGCAAGGTCAATATGAGCAAACCGAAGGTCATATAGATCATGAGGCAATTGTGACGACAAGCCAATTTACAAGTGGATCTGTAGATAATGAGTCCGTCATTGCGAATACAAAAATAAAGAAGCATTGCTTTATATGCAGTGGAGATCCAACGACATTTCAAATGATAGTGCGACAATGGCTTGCAGATGAGCTCCATCAGTATGAGCCGGAGTGGAAAAGTAGCGTGAATAATAGTCACATATTGTAA
- a CDS encoding YtxH domain-containing protein, with amino-acid sequence MKITKRGTAFLAGIITGGVVGSVTALLFAPKSGKELRSDIKVGAEKVAEATGKAVDHVSETVYEASKQIEDRTVKIVSGAKLGIQKIVGSRKQVCATNEQEEVEQENPHN; translated from the coding sequence ATGAAAATAACGAAACGTGGCACAGCATTTTTGGCAGGAATTATTACAGGTGGGGTAGTTGGAAGTGTAACGGCATTATTATTTGCGCCGAAAAGTGGTAAAGAATTACGTTCAGATATTAAAGTAGGTGCGGAAAAGGTTGCAGAGGCAACAGGAAAGGCTGTTGATCATGTGTCTGAAACGGTTTATGAAGCGAGCAAACAGATTGAGGATCGTACAGTAAAGATTGTCTCTGGTGCAAAGCTGGGTATTCAAAAAATTGTTGGTAGTAGGAAGCAAGTATGTGCTACTAATGAACAAGAAGAGGTAGAACAAGAAAATCCGCATAATTAA
- a CDS encoding DUF948 domain-containing protein translates to MLTIEISIWIATGAFVILVIALIVTLRSLVVRMNELTATATDMKQDISRLSLECSSLIQSTDETVKAISSSVQAAQGIVQATKQISQTIEHTAAMVDEVTGKISHRALKYVQQEKAERQVEDAIQWAELAVSAWQLWQGVRKKQLDNSTTRE, encoded by the coding sequence ATGTTAACGATTGAAATCAGTATTTGGATCGCTACAGGAGCCTTTGTCATTCTTGTTATTGCTTTAATTGTTACATTACGATCATTAGTTGTTCGTATGAACGAATTAACAGCAACAGCAACTGATATGAAGCAAGACATAAGTAGACTATCACTTGAGTGCAGTAGTCTCATTCAATCGACTGATGAGACTGTTAAAGCAATCTCAAGCAGTGTGCAAGCGGCACAAGGAATTGTTCAGGCAACAAAACAGATTAGCCAAACGATTGAACATACCGCTGCAATGGTGGATGAGGTGACGGGTAAAATTTCACATCGTGCATTGAAGTACGTACAGCAAGAGAAAGCTGAGCGTCAAGTCGAAGATGCTATACAATGGGCTGAACTGGCGGTGTCTGCGTGGCAATTATGGCAAGGTGTACGCAAGAAGCAACTAGATAATAGTACAACAAGAGAGTAG
- a CDS encoding DeoR family transcriptional regulator, whose protein sequence is MKPTSSTRDAILYKLRSQGRMQISALAQQLQLTEMAIRRHLHELAKQDYVQIISVKQSMGRPSHAYELTRKSEELFPQKYHMLTVDLLSELDDNPETAPYINMMFQGRKRKLLDRYEDRMAQKDLAEKVDELVAIQNAGGYMAEAKRDQHYYYIEEYNCPIKGVADRYHQACQCELELFQDLLGAKVERTECLAKGGTKCNYRIQMSSNAQVEA, encoded by the coding sequence ATGAAGCCAACTAGTTCGACTCGTGACGCTATATTGTATAAACTACGAAGTCAAGGGCGAATGCAAATTAGCGCATTAGCCCAACAACTTCAGCTGACAGAAATGGCGATACGAAGACATTTACACGAGTTAGCAAAGCAAGATTATGTGCAAATTATTTCAGTGAAGCAAAGTATGGGGAGACCAAGTCATGCTTATGAACTAACGCGTAAATCAGAGGAACTATTTCCGCAAAAATATCATATGCTTACCGTTGACCTACTTAGTGAACTAGATGATAATCCAGAAACTGCACCATATATTAATATGATGTTTCAAGGACGTAAGCGTAAGTTATTAGATCGCTATGAAGATAGAATGGCGCAAAAGGATTTAGCCGAAAAGGTTGATGAGCTTGTTGCTATTCAAAATGCTGGCGGTTATATGGCTGAGGCGAAGCGGGATCAGCATTACTATTATATCGAAGAATACAATTGCCCGATAAAAGGTGTGGCAGATCGTTATCATCAAGCATGCCAATGTGAGCTTGAGTTGTTTCAAGACTTATTAGGAGCTAAGGTAGAGCGCACAGAGTGTCTAGCTAAAGGTGGAACGAAATGCAATTATCGTATTCAAATGTCCAGTAACGCTCAAGTTGAAGCATGA
- a CDS encoding DUF86 domain-containing protein: MYYVNQEQIAIRLATIPTLTAAMEQLSKQWEGATLQALAQERALHLAIEIVTDIGSYLIDGFIMRDASSYEDIIEITSGEGVFPESIVPDLLELVRLRKPLVQDYYNWKSSELHPLVEKLPTLLVEFKVAVEQYVEKELA; encoded by the coding sequence GTGTACTACGTCAATCAAGAACAGATAGCCATTCGACTAGCGACAATTCCGACGCTAACAGCAGCAATGGAGCAATTAAGTAAGCAATGGGAAGGCGCAACATTACAAGCATTGGCGCAAGAGCGAGCATTACATCTAGCAATAGAAATTGTGACTGATATTGGCAGTTATCTAATAGATGGATTTATTATGCGCGATGCAAGTAGCTACGAAGATATTATTGAAATTACAAGTGGTGAAGGTGTTTTTCCAGAAAGTATAGTACCTGATCTATTGGAATTAGTACGTCTTCGTAAACCGCTTGTGCAAGATTATTATAATTGGAAGAGTTCAGAACTACATCCGTTAGTCGAGAAGTTACCAACTTTGCTAGTAGAATTTAAAGTAGCGGTCGAACAGTATGTTGAAAAAGAGCTAGCTTAA
- a CDS encoding Dabb family protein — MITHIVFFKLKDNSPEKVEVTAEVLRNMEGKIEQLKFIEVGVDVIHSERSYDIALVTKFDTMADLDAYQVHPVHQKVIEHMSTVRESSVAVDYES, encoded by the coding sequence TTGATTACACACATTGTATTTTTTAAATTAAAGGATAATAGCCCTGAGAAAGTAGAAGTTACTGCAGAGGTGCTTCGCAATATGGAAGGTAAAATTGAACAATTGAAATTCATTGAAGTTGGAGTAGATGTTATCCACTCTGAGCGTTCATACGATATTGCACTTGTTACAAAATTCGATACTATGGCGGATCTTGATGCATATCAAGTGCATCCCGTTCACCAAAAGGTGATCGAGCATATGAGCACTGTGCGTGAATCTTCTGTAGCTGTTGACTACGAAAGCTAA
- a CDS encoding cytochrome C oxidase subunit II — MQKWIMLALVSIAAVMAASLLAFGLPEKPKTGPEELPEGVNSIMKIEANEDFTFNQAEFTAKAGETVILKFSNKSGLHGIDIAKLIDSNGVEVKLNKDNPETQVTFTEAKEYLIECNIPCGQGHKTMHAKLIITAA, encoded by the coding sequence ATGCAAAAATGGATTATGTTAGCACTAGTATCAATTGCTGCAGTTATGGCTGCAAGTTTACTTGCTTTCGGTTTGCCAGAAAAACCAAAGACCGGGCCAGAAGAACTACCAGAAGGCGTAAATAGTATCATGAAAATCGAAGCGAATGAAGATTTTACTTTTAACCAAGCAGAATTCACTGCTAAAGCTGGCGAAACTGTTATATTGAAGTTCTCTAACAAGAGCGGCCTACACGGTATTGACATTGCAAAGTTAATTGACAGTAACGGTGTGGAAGTGAAATTGAACAAAGATAACCCAGAAACACAAGTGACGTTTACTGAAGCAAAAGAATATCTAATTGAGTGTAATATTCCTTGTGGACAAGGTCACAAAACAATGCACGCTAAACTTATTATTACAGCAGCTTAA
- a CDS encoding glycosyltransferase yields the protein MTSSVKLTACIIVQNEESHLPYCLASIQSIADEIIVVDTGSTDTTKQLAEQYHAQVYDFQWNDNFADARNYALEQATGEWILYIDADERLEESGHATIREAIEQEELLLLGLKVVNYYGHRPPQYERSNLLVQYRIFRRTKATFTGAIHEQLNLSVPLQAHQVKRLTSQLSHYGYLQERVLEKNKMNRNVNILLKEKARDKNNPWTDYFIANELNQLGEKVKAYEFVNLAITGFIAKQQLPPSLLYKLKYSIVIDLQHFEGIEQSIDLAIKIHPDFVDLYYYKGLIMKGQGKLDEAITAFDQALLIGENNLQHLTLCGTGSFLSKFEKAVCLEQQGMQTSALLLIEEVLAEYNNYAPALVARERIKALYTTS from the coding sequence ATGACTTCTAGTGTGAAATTAACGGCATGCATTATTGTTCAAAATGAAGAAAGTCACTTACCGTATTGTTTGGCTTCTATTCAATCAATTGCTGATGAAATTATTGTTGTAGATACGGGATCAACGGATACAACGAAACAACTTGCTGAGCAATACCATGCACAAGTATATGATTTTCAATGGAATGATAATTTTGCAGATGCGCGTAATTATGCTTTAGAGCAAGCAACTGGTGAATGGATATTATATATCGATGCAGATGAACGTCTTGAAGAAAGTGGTCATGCAACCATTCGCGAAGCGATAGAACAGGAAGAATTACTTTTGCTGGGATTGAAAGTCGTTAATTATTACGGACATCGACCCCCGCAATACGAACGTTCTAATCTACTTGTTCAATATCGAATTTTTCGTCGTACGAAAGCAACATTCACTGGTGCAATTCATGAACAGTTAAATTTGTCAGTACCACTTCAAGCTCATCAAGTGAAGAGGCTCACATCACAACTATCGCATTATGGATATCTACAAGAACGTGTACTTGAAAAAAATAAGATGAATCGAAATGTGAATATTTTACTTAAGGAAAAAGCTAGAGATAAAAACAATCCGTGGACGGATTATTTTATTGCTAATGAGTTGAATCAACTTGGGGAGAAAGTGAAGGCATACGAATTTGTTAACTTAGCGATTACAGGATTTATTGCGAAGCAACAACTTCCTCCATCACTGCTATATAAGTTGAAGTACAGCATTGTAATTGATTTACAACACTTTGAAGGGATAGAGCAATCGATTGATCTTGCGATTAAAATTCATCCTGACTTTGTAGATTTGTATTACTATAAAGGGTTGATCATGAAAGGACAAGGGAAGTTGGATGAGGCGATCACTGCGTTTGATCAAGCACTTCTTATTGGCGAAAATAACTTACAACATCTAACTTTATGTGGTACAGGAAGTTTCTTATCTAAATTTGAAAAAGCGGTATGTTTAGAACAGCAGGGTATGCAAACAAGTGCATTACTTCTTATCGAAGAGGTACTTGCGGAATATAATAACTATGCTCCGGCGCTTGTAGCCAGAGAGAGAATTAAGGCATTGTACACAACTTCCTAG
- the queF gene encoding preQ(1) synthase: protein MEGRNKEELDRITLLGNQGTKYPFNYAPEVLESFDNKHPNRDYFVKFNCPEFTSLCPITGQPDFATIYISYIPDVKMVESKSLKLYLFSFRNHGDFHEDCMNIIMNDLIKLMEPRYIEVWGKFTPRGGISIDPYTNWGRPGTKYEQMADYRLMNHDLYPEKIDNR from the coding sequence ATGGAAGGAAGAAATAAAGAAGAGCTTGATCGTATTACATTGCTTGGTAATCAAGGTACGAAATATCCGTTTAACTATGCACCTGAAGTACTGGAATCATTCGATAACAAGCATCCCAATCGCGATTATTTTGTGAAATTCAATTGTCCCGAATTTACAAGTCTTTGTCCAATTACAGGCCAGCCAGATTTTGCAACGATATACATTTCCTACATCCCTGATGTAAAGATGGTAGAGAGTAAATCGTTGAAACTATACTTATTCAGCTTCCGTAATCATGGTGATTTCCATGAAGATTGCATGAATATTATAATGAATGATCTTATCAAATTAATGGAGCCACGTTACATTGAAGTATGGGGGAAATTTACACCACGCGGTGGTATTTCGATTGATCCATATACAAATTGGGGACGTCCTGGCACGAAATATGAACAAATGGCCGATTATCGTCTAATGAATCATGATCTTTACCCAGAGAAAATCGACAACCGTTAA